The nucleotide window GCGTCATCCCTCCCGACGCCCTGGAGCGTGCACTCGCCCTCTCCACGGCCTCACCGACGCCCGATGCGTGGCGGCGCTTCGTGTCCACCGTGCTGCTCGGCCTCGGGGCGCTGCTGGTGCTCTCCGGCGTCATCTACTTCTTCGCCTACAACTGGGCGCAGATGCACCGCTTCGCCAAGCTGGGGCTCATCGGCGTCTCCATCCTCGGCACCGCGCTGCTCTCGCGCAGGCTCGGTGACACGCTCGCGGGACAGTGCAGCCTCTTCGCCTCGTCGGTCCTCGTCGGCGCGATGCTCGCGGTCTACGGACAGGCGTACCAGACGGGCGCGGACGCGTTCGAGCTGTTCGTCGGCTGGGCCGCGCTCATCCTGCCCTGGGTGCTCGCGGCGCGCTTCGCGCCGCTGTGGCTGCTCTTCCTCGTGCTCGCGAACACTGGCATCGCCCTCTTCCAGGACCAGGTCCTCGGCGGGGGTGACGACGCGAAGGGATGGCTCGCCGTGGTGTTGGGGTTGCTCAATGGCCTGGCGTGGGCCACCCACGAGCACTTCGCCAACCAGGGTGTCTCCTGGCTGCAGGGCCGCTGGCTGCCCCGCGTCCTCGCGGCGATGGCCGTGCTGCCCCTGCTCGCCGTCGGCACGGCGTTCATCGTCATCCCCGACGAGGTGGGCCTCAGCGGGCTCGCCGCCCTGGTGCTGCTCGTGGGGACCTTCGCCGCGGAGTACGCGCTCCACCGGCACCTGCGCGGCGAGCTGTTCCTGCTCACCCTCGGCGCGCTCTCGGCGATGACGCTCGTGTCGACGGGCCTGGGCCGCGTGGTGTTCGAGAGCCTGCACGACGAGTTCGGCCTCTTCATCGTCGCCATCATCATCATCATCCAGGTGGCCATCGCCGTCAGCTGGCTGCGCGCCGAGGCCCGCGCCACGGGCGTCTCGGAGGAGTCCTGACATGTCCCTGCGCCCGTCCATCCAGCAGGTCCTCGAGGGTCTTCGACGCGAAGGCCAGGTCGACACGCTCGCCGAATCCCGCGCCCGCACCACGCTCGAGGTGCACCAGCGCATCAGCACCGCCTCGCCATGGTTCGTGAAGGCCTTCGCCGCCTTCGGAGCCTGGGTGTCCGCGGTCTTCCTGTTGAGCTTCTTCGTCTGTGTGGGGCTGTGGAGGGAAGAGGAGATCTTCACGGTGGTCGGCCTCGTGCTCGTCGTCGCCGCCACCGCGCTCAGGCGTTTTGTCCAGGGCGTCTTTCTCGAGCAGCTCACCCTCGCGGTGACACTCGCCGGAGTGGGCACGGTGGCGACCGGGCTCGCCCATTTCGCCTCGGATGACGCTGGTGTCGGGGCCGTGCTCGTCATCAGCCTGGCCCTGCTCTTCGTCTATCCGGACGCCACGATGCGCTTCCTCGCCACGCTCGGCGCGGGTGGGGCCGGGCTCTATCTGCTGCTGAGGTGGGTGCCGGGTCCGGGCATGGACCTGGGACTCCTCGCGTTCACGGGGCTGCTGCACTGGCTCTTCCTGCAGCAGGCGCGGTTGCGGACTGGCAGGTTCGGCACTCTCCTCGGCCCCGTCAGCTTCGCGCTCGCCTGCGGCCTGCCCGCGGCGATGCTCACGCGCCTCGCGTCCTTCGGCCGCGGGTCGATTGACGGGCACGTGACGCTGCCGCTGCCCCTGCTCACGCTGGGCCTCACCGCCATCGCCCTCTACACCGCGTGGCACGTCATGAGGGAGCACGACCTGTCCCCCTCCGGCACCCAGGGCGCGGCCGTCTTCGCGGCGCTCACGCTCGTCGCAGTCCTCACGGTCCACACGCCCGCGGTCATCTCGGCGGTGGGGCTCCTGACGCTCGGCTTCCATCGGCGCAGCAGCCTGATGGTGGGAATCGCCACCGCGTTCCTGCTCGCCTCGGGCGCCTGGTACTACTACGACCTCAGCGTCACCTTGCTCGCCAAGGCCATCGCGCTCGCGGGCAGCGGGCTCATCCTGCTCGGCCTCCGGCTCTTCCTCTCGCGCCGATTCCCCCAGACGCCGCCCCCCGTGGAGGCACGCTGATGCGCTCGCCCCTCTTCTTCGTCGGACTGCTGCTCGCGCTCGCCGTGCCACTGGGCCTCATCGTCCAGAAGGAGCACGTGCTCTCCACTGGCAAGGGCATCCTGCTGGAGCTCGCGCCTCGGGACCCGCGCTCGCTGATGCAGGGCGATTACATGGTGCTCGACTACGCGCTCACCCGGGACCTCGACGCCAGGCGCGAGACGTTTCCCCAGGACGGAGTGCTCGTGCTGAAGCTCGACGGCGACGGCGTGGGGACCTTCGCGCGCATGGACTCGGCCGATGTTCCCCTGGCTCCCGATGAGCACAGGCTGAGATACCGCATCAGGAACGGCCGCTTCCGACTGGGGGCGGAGTCCTTCTTCTTCCAGGAGGGACACGCCAGGCGCTACGAGCGTGCGCGCTACGCGGAGCTGAAGACCGCCGACAACGGCAACAGCGTCCTCGCGGGCCTGCGCGACAAGGAGCGGAAGCCGCTGGGCGCCAACTCCGCTGACGACGTCGACGAGACGACCATCATCGACACTCCCGACGAGGGCGATGTGAACTCCATCATCGATGCGCCCACGGATGTCGATGCGCCCACCACGGTCGATGCGCCCTCCATCGACAGCCCCAGCGCGGCGGACGCTTCTACCGACGTCGACACTCCCAACGAAAAGGCGCCCACCGTCATCGAGTAGCCCTTGCGAGGATACCTCCCGATGATGCGGCGCCTACTGTCATCGAGCAGCCCTCGCGGGCGACTCCTGACGGCGAGGTGCCTGCGCGTCATCCAGCCCCCTCGCAGCGGTGACTCCCGATAGCGCGTATCCCACTGACATCCTGCCCCTCGCCGGGGGTGACACGGACGACGCAGCCCCCACCGGCCTCACGCTCCTCTCGCATCGAGGAGATTGAATCCGCCGACGCGGCTCCCTCCTCCAGCCCCCTCGCAGGGTCGGCGCCCGCTGCCCATCATCCAGCCCCCTCCCCCCTCGGCATTGACTCCCGGACGGGTTTCGCGCATCATCTTGTTGATTTCGATAATCAAAATCAAAATCATCAAGAAGGAGACACGCGATGCTCGGTCAGGGATGCGGCAAGAGGGTGCTCGCGCGGGGGCCATGCGCCGAGGTGACGCGTTGCACCTGCGGT belongs to Myxococcus fulvus and includes:
- a CDS encoding DUF2157 domain-containing protein, giving the protein MPKDLLELDATPERLRALAEARVIPPDALERALALSTASPTPDAWRRFVSTVLLGLGALLVLSGVIYFFAYNWAQMHRFAKLGLIGVSILGTALLSRRLGDTLAGQCSLFASSVLVGAMLAVYGQAYQTGADAFELFVGWAALILPWVLAARFAPLWLLFLVLANTGIALFQDQVLGGGDDAKGWLAVVLGLLNGLAWATHEHFANQGVSWLQGRWLPRVLAAMAVLPLLAVGTAFIVIPDEVGLSGLAALVLLVGTFAAEYALHRHLRGELFLLTLGALSAMTLVSTGLGRVVFESLHDEFGLFIVAIIIIIQVAIAVSWLRAEARATGVSEES
- a CDS encoding DUF4401 domain-containing protein yields the protein MSLRPSIQQVLEGLRREGQVDTLAESRARTTLEVHQRISTASPWFVKAFAAFGAWVSAVFLLSFFVCVGLWREEEIFTVVGLVLVVAATALRRFVQGVFLEQLTLAVTLAGVGTVATGLAHFASDDAGVGAVLVISLALLFVYPDATMRFLATLGAGGAGLYLLLRWVPGPGMDLGLLAFTGLLHWLFLQQARLRTGRFGTLLGPVSFALACGLPAAMLTRLASFGRGSIDGHVTLPLPLLTLGLTAIALYTAWHVMREHDLSPSGTQGAAVFAALTLVAVLTVHTPAVISAVGLLTLGFHRRSSLMVGIATAFLLASGAWYYYDLSVTLLAKAIALAGSGLILLGLRLFLSRRFPQTPPPVEAR
- a CDS encoding GDYXXLXY domain-containing protein translates to MRSPLFFVGLLLALAVPLGLIVQKEHVLSTGKGILLELAPRDPRSLMQGDYMVLDYALTRDLDARRETFPQDGVLVLKLDGDGVGTFARMDSADVPLAPDEHRLRYRIRNGRFRLGAESFFFQEGHARRYERARYAELKTADNGNSVLAGLRDKERKPLGANSADDVDETTIIDTPDEGDVNSIIDAPTDVDAPTTVDAPSIDSPSAADASTDVDTPNEKAPTVIE